One Meiothermus sp. QL-1 DNA segment encodes these proteins:
- a CDS encoding UDP-3-O-(3-hydroxymyristoyl)glucosamine N-acyltransferase — protein MWLSEIAERLGGRLEGPNQWVTRLASPEEAQPGELVVVREGRYLEAALASGAALLLEEGVPCSGSTSRVRVPSVARAWPRVLALFDAPERWASPGVHPTAWVEEGARVDPTAAVGAYAFVARGARVGPGVVVGPYGYVGEGAEVGPQSVLEPRVTLYPGTRVGAGCRIGAGSVLGIIGFGFQDGQRLPHTGRVVLEDGVELGAHCVVQRSVVGETRIGAGSKIGDLTDIGHNVRIGRGVVMVGNSAVGGSVVIEDGVRMGGGVVISDHVRLGRGATLAGGSAVSKSVPPGETWASGVPALPIRRHWRRLALLEWLLARERALRGLLRERGGDREP, from the coding sequence ATGTGGCTTTCCGAGATAGCCGAGCGTCTGGGGGGGCGGCTCGAGGGCCCGAATCAATGGGTGACCCGCCTGGCTTCCCCTGAGGAGGCCCAGCCCGGTGAGCTGGTGGTGGTGCGGGAGGGCCGCTACCTGGAAGCGGCCCTGGCCAGCGGGGCGGCCTTGCTCCTGGAGGAGGGCGTCCCCTGCTCTGGCTCCACCAGCCGCGTTCGGGTCCCCTCGGTGGCCCGAGCCTGGCCCCGGGTGCTGGCGCTTTTCGACGCGCCTGAGCGTTGGGCTTCGCCCGGGGTGCACCCCACGGCCTGGGTGGAGGAGGGGGCCAGGGTGGACCCCACCGCCGCCGTGGGGGCCTACGCCTTCGTGGCCCGAGGGGCCCGGGTGGGGCCGGGGGTGGTGGTGGGCCCCTACGGCTACGTGGGGGAAGGGGCCGAGGTGGGCCCCCAGAGCGTGCTCGAGCCCCGCGTAACCCTCTACCCAGGCACGCGGGTGGGGGCCGGGTGCCGCATCGGGGCGGGCAGCGTGCTGGGCATCATAGGGTTTGGCTTCCAGGACGGGCAGCGCCTGCCCCACACCGGTCGGGTGGTGCTGGAGGATGGGGTGGAGCTGGGGGCCCACTGCGTGGTGCAGCGCAGCGTGGTGGGGGAGACCCGCATCGGGGCAGGAAGCAAGATCGGCGACCTCACTGACATCGGTCACAACGTGCGGATTGGCCGTGGGGTGGTCATGGTGGGCAACAGCGCAGTAGGGGGCAGCGTGGTGATTGAAGACGGGGTGCGGATGGGGGGAGGGGTGGTCATCAGCGACCATGTCCGCCTGGGGAGAGGGGCAACCCTGGCCGGGGGCAGTGCGGTGAGCAAATCGGTGCCGCCGGGTGAGACCTGGGCCAGCGGGGTGCCGGCTTTGCCCATCCGTCGCCACTGGCGCCGGCTGGCCCTTCTGGAGTGGCTGTTGGCCCGGGAGCGGGCCCTGCGCGGGCTTTTGCGGGAGCGGGGTGGGGACAGGGAACCATGA
- a CDS encoding molybdenum cofactor guanylyltransferase — translation MRWSGAILAGGWSRRFGRDKALYPYRGQPLLAWVWEGMAEASERFVVANRPYPGYRVCPDLQGGGGALSGLHAALVHARYDWVAVAGCDQPFLSVAYWRFMRDQVAPGIQAVVAGSAEGLEPLGALYHRSLEEEAGRCLELGYLGLRALLRRVSCLVVDRGVLEARFGPHLFLNANRPEDLP, via the coding sequence ATGCGCTGGAGCGGGGCCATTCTGGCAGGAGGTTGGTCGCGTCGCTTTGGTCGGGACAAGGCCCTCTACCCCTATCGGGGCCAGCCCTTGCTGGCCTGGGTCTGGGAGGGGATGGCCGAGGCCAGCGAGCGCTTTGTGGTGGCCAACCGCCCCTACCCGGGCTACCGGGTCTGTCCAGACCTGCAGGGGGGAGGGGGGGCGCTCTCGGGGCTGCACGCGGCCTTGGTCCACGCTCGCTACGACTGGGTGGCGGTGGCGGGCTGCGATCAGCCGTTCCTTTCGGTGGCCTACTGGCGTTTCATGCGGGACCAGGTGGCCCCAGGGATTCAAGCCGTGGTGGCGGGCTCGGCGGAGGGCTTGGAGCCGCTTGGAGCTCTGTACCACCGCTCGCTAGAGGAGGAGGCAGGCCGGTGCCTGGAGCTGGGATATCTCGGCCTGCGGGCCCTGCTGCGGAGGGTCTCCTGCCTGGTGGTGGACAGAGGAGTGCTCGAGGCCCGCTTTGGCCCCCACCTTTTCCTGAACGCCAACCGCCCTGAGGACCTGCCCTAG
- a CDS encoding rod shape-determining protein, which translates to MAGWFSFRGEDVGIDLGTASVLIYMRGKGIVLREPSVIAMVSDTKEVKAVGAEAYRMLGRTPGNIVAARPLKDGVIADYTLTERMLTLFIKKVLPPLRFFRPQVMVGVPSGVTEVERRAVVQAIVEAGAKRAYLIDEPLAAAIGAGIKIAEPTGSMVVDIGGGSSDIAVISLGGIVRSTSLRIAGNEFDESIIRYIRSKYNLLIGERTAEDLKIRIGAAKLAPGEAGMTAEVRGRDLLTGLPKSIEVRTEDVVEALREPLEKIVQGVKGVLENTPPELVADIIDRGILLTGGGALLRNLDLLLQEATGVPVVVAENAVEAVALGTGKALDMLHVLRDALVTSDNVLRR; encoded by the coding sequence ATGGCAGGCTGGTTTTCGTTCCGCGGGGAGGACGTGGGTATTGACCTGGGCACCGCTTCGGTGCTCATCTACATGCGGGGCAAGGGTATTGTGCTGCGCGAACCCTCGGTGATCGCCATGGTGAGCGATACCAAAGAGGTCAAGGCGGTGGGGGCCGAGGCCTATCGGATGCTGGGGCGTACCCCGGGCAACATCGTGGCGGCCCGCCCGCTCAAGGACGGGGTGATTGCCGACTACACCCTGACCGAGCGGATGCTCACCCTTTTTATCAAGAAGGTGTTGCCGCCCCTGCGCTTCTTCAGGCCCCAGGTGATGGTGGGGGTGCCCTCGGGGGTGACCGAGGTGGAGCGGCGGGCGGTGGTGCAGGCCATCGTGGAGGCTGGGGCCAAGCGGGCCTACCTGATCGACGAGCCCCTGGCCGCGGCCATCGGGGCGGGCATCAAGATTGCCGAGCCCACCGGCAGCATGGTGGTGGACATAGGGGGGGGCTCGAGCGACATCGCGGTCATCTCGCTGGGGGGCATCGTGCGCTCTACCAGCCTGCGCATTGCCGGCAACGAGTTCGACGAGTCCATCATCCGCTACATCCGCAGCAAGTACAACCTCCTCATCGGAGAGCGCACCGCGGAGGACCTCAAGATCAGGATTGGCGCGGCCAAGCTGGCCCCGGGCGAGGCAGGCATGACGGCTGAGGTGCGGGGGCGCGACCTGCTTACCGGGTTGCCCAAGAGCATCGAGGTGAGGACCGAGGATGTGGTGGAGGCCCTCAGGGAGCCTCTGGAGAAGATCGTCCAGGGGGTCAAAGGGGTTCTGGAAAACACCCCACCCGAGCTGGTGGCCGATATCATCGACCGGGGAATTCTGCTGACCGGTGGGGGGGCTTTGCTGCGCAACCTGGACCTGCTGCTGCAGGAGGCCACCGGGGTGCCGGTGGTGGTGGCCGAGAACGCGGTGGAGGCGGTGGCCCTGGGCACGGGCAAGGCCCTGGACATGCTGCACGTGCTGCGGGACGCCCTGGTTACCTCGGACAACGTCCTGCGGCGGTAA